Proteins from a single region of Deltaproteobacteria bacterium:
- the dnaB gene encoding replicative DNA helicase: protein MTQTLSERIPPQDLDAERAVLGGMLIDPDAIHRVVELLEAEAFYREGHREIFQTILSLYERNEPADLITVTSALRNQQRLESLGGAAYLASLADQVPTTANIAYYARIVRQLGILRRLIQGANDIARLAYEGDQAAVDDLVDQAERVIFDIAQRKITRSFFSLREVVKETFKTIEQLYEQKATVTGVPTGFSDLDRMTSGLQRSDLVIVAGRPSMGKTSLATCMMVNAALAEGKPAAFFSLEMSKEQVVQRLLCSTARVDASKLRGGFLSESDWPKLTRAAGQLSETAIYIDDTPALSVLEMRAKSRRLQREKGLGIVLVDYLQLMRVSGRVESREREISEISRSLKALAKELNVPVVALSQLNRAVENRQDKRPQLADLRESGAIEQDADVIVFVYRDEMYNRESPDKGIAEIIIGKQRNGPTGLVKLAFINEYTRFEDLAH from the coding sequence ATGACACAAACGTTGTCGGAGCGTATCCCGCCCCAAGACTTGGACGCTGAGCGTGCGGTCTTAGGGGGGATGTTAATTGATCCCGATGCCATTCATCGGGTTGTCGAGCTGCTCGAAGCCGAGGCCTTCTATCGAGAAGGCCATCGTGAAATCTTCCAGACCATTCTCTCCCTCTACGAGCGCAACGAGCCAGCGGACCTTATCACGGTCACCAGTGCATTGCGCAACCAGCAACGACTTGAGTCGTTGGGTGGCGCCGCCTACTTGGCATCGCTGGCCGATCAGGTGCCGACCACGGCCAATATCGCCTACTATGCCCGTATCGTGCGCCAATTAGGCATTTTGCGCCGCCTGATCCAGGGTGCGAATGACATTGCACGGCTTGCGTACGAAGGAGACCAAGCTGCTGTGGATGACCTGGTGGATCAGGCGGAGCGCGTGATTTTTGATATCGCACAGCGGAAAATTACCCGCAGTTTTTTTTCGCTCCGCGAAGTGGTGAAGGAGACGTTCAAGACCATTGAGCAGTTGTACGAACAAAAAGCGACGGTGACTGGAGTGCCCACCGGATTTAGTGATTTGGACCGAATGACGTCAGGGCTTCAGCGCTCCGATCTCGTGATTGTGGCGGGACGGCCGAGCATGGGGAAAACCAGTTTGGCGACTTGTATGATGGTCAATGCGGCACTCGCGGAAGGGAAACCAGCGGCATTCTTTTCTCTGGAAATGAGCAAAGAGCAAGTGGTGCAGCGCTTGCTCTGTTCCACGGCCCGAGTGGACGCCTCTAAATTGCGCGGTGGTTTTTTGTCGGAGAGTGATTGGCCGAAATTAACCCGAGCCGCCGGACAACTTTCTGAAACGGCGATCTACATCGATGATACGCCGGCGTTGAGCGTGCTGGAGATGCGGGCAAAATCGCGCCGGCTGCAGCGGGAGAAGGGATTGGGGATCGTGTTGGTAGATTACTTGCAATTAATGCGCGTATCAGGCCGGGTGGAAAGTCGGGAACGTGAAATTTCTGAAATCTCCCGCTCACTCAAGGCGCTTGCCAAGGAATTGAACGTACCGGTTGTGGCGCTCTCGCAGCTCAATCGAGCGGTCGAAAACCGGCAGGACAAGCGCCCGCAATTGGCTGATTTACGTGAATCCGGTGCGATTGAGCAAGATGCCGATGTGATCGTTTTTGTCTATCGCGACGAAATGTACAATCGCGAAAGTCCTGATAAAGGGATCGCCGAGATCATCATTGGTAAGCAACGGAACGGGCCGACCGGGCTCGTCAAGCTGGCGTTTATTAATGAGTACACCCGATTCGAAGACCTGGCGCACTAA
- a CDS encoding aminoacyl-tRNA hydrolase, producing MKLIVGLGNPGEEYGHTRHNIGFRVVDEAAQALGVRLTRRLYQSLFTSTSEGPLRIGFMKPMTYMNRSGEAVAGGVKREGVALHDLLVVHDDLDLELGALKLAFDRGAAGHRGIISTHECLGSQAYWRLRVGVGRPPRGADAAEYVLHVFPKRERQLVDEMVQQAVEAVLLFIREGPEVVQRQFHRKGAEAKENGNGTA from the coding sequence GTGAAGTTGATTGTCGGCCTCGGGAACCCTGGCGAGGAATACGGGCATACGCGGCATAATATCGGATTTCGAGTGGTTGATGAGGCCGCACAGGCGCTCGGCGTGCGGCTGACCCGACGGTTGTATCAATCGTTGTTTACCAGTACGAGTGAAGGGCCGCTGCGTATCGGCTTTATGAAGCCGATGACGTATATGAATCGGAGTGGCGAAGCCGTTGCGGGAGGAGTGAAGCGCGAAGGCGTCGCGCTTCACGATCTCTTGGTCGTTCATGACGACCTCGATCTTGAGTTGGGCGCGTTGAAACTGGCCTTCGATCGAGGGGCGGCCGGGCATCGGGGAATCATCTCAACCCATGAATGCCTCGGCAGCCAGGCCTATTGGCGCTTACGAGTGGGAGTTGGCCGGCCTCCGAGAGGGGCGGATGCTGCGGAGTATGTGTTACATGTATTTCCGAAGCGGGAACGACAATTAGTTGACGAGATGGTTCAACAAGCGGTAGAGGCCGTGCTGCTCTTCATTCGGGAGGGTCCCGAGGTGGTGCAGCGGCAGTTTCATCGGAAGGGCGCTGAAGCGAAGGAGAATGGCAATGGCACTGCGTGA
- a CDS encoding 50S ribosomal protein L9 has product MEVILRDEVYNLGKPGEIVKVRDGYARNYLLPRKLAVLADTKNMRMLEHERRQISTKQSQLKQAAEAVAKQLLSLSLAFSREVGEEGKLFGSVTAHDIGELIAKLGVTIDRRKIRLQEPIKTVGEYSFEVRLHAEVHVPLTVRVEAAA; this is encoded by the coding sequence ATGGAAGTGATCTTACGTGATGAAGTCTATAACCTCGGAAAGCCGGGCGAGATTGTCAAAGTGCGAGATGGATATGCGCGCAATTATCTCCTGCCGCGCAAGTTGGCGGTTCTTGCGGACACCAAGAATATGCGCATGTTGGAACACGAGCGTCGGCAAATCTCCACGAAGCAATCGCAGTTGAAACAAGCGGCAGAGGCCGTGGCAAAACAGCTGTTAAGTTTATCGTTGGCGTTCAGCCGCGAAGTCGGAGAAGAGGGGAAGTTGTTCGGTTCGGTGACCGCGCATGACATTGGTGAGTTGATTGCCAAGCTGGGTGTGACGATTGATCGTCGTAAAATTCGGCTCCAAGAACCGATCAAAACCGTAGGTGAATATTCGTTTGAAGTGCGGTTGCATGCCGAAGTGCATGTCCCTCTGACGGTCCGCGTCGAAGCGGCAGCGTAA
- a CDS encoding 50S ribosomal protein L25, which yields MERVNITAAQRETGKGPARRLRVAGSIPAVLYGHGYAPKALSVNQALLSKTLKGAAGRSVLINLAIEGQDSVLALLKEYQRDPLKQQITHVDLLAVNVNEQIEVEVPLHFEGQAAGVKEGGVLEVSRRTLTLRCLPNALPEFVVVDISALKIGGNIHANEIQLPPGVTFPHTDNFSVVQVVAPQKEEVAAVVAAAPVEVPAMAQKGEAVPGAAAPSAPAKGGSEKSA from the coding sequence ATGGAACGAGTCAATATTACAGCAGCACAGCGGGAAACGGGCAAGGGGCCGGCGCGTCGGTTGCGCGTGGCGGGGAGTATCCCCGCGGTGCTCTATGGGCATGGATATGCGCCGAAGGCGTTGAGTGTGAACCAAGCACTCTTGAGTAAAACGCTGAAGGGCGCGGCCGGACGAAGTGTCCTGATCAATCTGGCGATCGAGGGCCAGGATTCCGTGCTGGCACTGCTCAAGGAATACCAACGCGATCCCCTCAAGCAACAAATTACGCACGTTGATTTGCTGGCAGTTAATGTGAACGAGCAGATCGAAGTCGAAGTGCCGCTGCACTTTGAAGGTCAAGCCGCTGGGGTGAAAGAAGGTGGAGTGTTGGAGGTCAGTCGGCGGACCTTAACATTGCGGTGCCTTCCGAATGCGCTACCCGAATTTGTCGTCGTGGACATTAGCGCGTTGAAGATCGGCGGCAATATCCATGCGAACGAAATTCAGTTGCCGCCGGGAGTGACATTTCCGCACACGGATAATTTCAGCGTGGTGCAAGTTGTGGCGCCGCAGAAGGAAGAAGTGGCTGCCGTCGTTGCCGCGGCGCCGGTCGAAGTCCCGGCAATGGCGCAGAAGGGCGAGGCGGTCCCAGGAGCGGCGGCGCCATCTGCGCCTGCGAAGGGTGGGAGTGAGAAGAGCGCGTGA
- a CDS encoding 30S ribosomal protein S18: MYIMRMKSPERGERRGRGDKEGPGGRRQSGGGSGGHSNRKKVCRVCTEQGLDVDYKNVRVMQQFVTERGKIVPRRISGNCARHQRDVTISVRRARLLSLIPFTSIHAVAAVS; the protein is encoded by the coding sequence ATATATATTATGCGCATGAAAAGTCCTGAGCGGGGAGAGCGTCGTGGACGCGGCGATAAAGAAGGCCCGGGAGGGCGTCGTCAAAGTGGCGGCGGCAGCGGTGGCCATAGTAATCGGAAAAAGGTCTGTCGTGTTTGTACCGAGCAAGGCCTCGACGTCGATTACAAGAATGTACGGGTCATGCAGCAATTTGTGACCGAACGCGGGAAGATTGTGCCGCGGCGAATTTCTGGAAATTGTGCGCGACATCAACGCGATGTCACGATTTCCGTACGGCGGGCGCGCCTATTGTCGCTCATTCCGTTTACGTCCATTCATGCGGTGGCCGCAGTGTCCTGA
- the rpsF gene encoding 30S ribosomal protein S6: MALREYETTIIIRGDASQEQVRHARDRIKAIVEQRNGVFFHLLDLGRRSLGYPIEKQTRGFYLYADYTGDGATVAEIERFCRLDDMTVRYLTVQLATTVDVAARQAQQEADVKRLQLYFGAASGARPPEQPVVQPVASAESAVNA; encoded by the coding sequence ATGGCACTGCGTGAATACGAAACGACGATTATTATCCGAGGTGACGCTTCACAGGAGCAGGTCCGGCATGCTCGGGACCGGATCAAGGCGATTGTGGAGCAGCGGAATGGGGTGTTCTTTCACTTATTGGATCTGGGGCGCCGTAGTCTCGGATACCCGATTGAAAAGCAGACCCGCGGTTTTTATCTCTACGCTGATTATACCGGTGATGGGGCGACTGTCGCCGAAATTGAACGCTTCTGTCGTTTGGATGACATGACGGTGCGCTATTTGACCGTGCAACTGGCCACGACCGTTGATGTGGCGGCGCGGCAGGCGCAGCAGGAAGCGGATGTGAAGCGTTTACAACTCTATTTTGGTGCCGCAAGTGGAGCAAGGCCACCAGAGCAACCGGTGGTGCAGCCCGTTGCCAGTGCGGAATCGGCGGTCAATGCCTAG